In one Sesamum indicum cultivar Zhongzhi No. 13 linkage group LG12, S_indicum_v1.0, whole genome shotgun sequence genomic region, the following are encoded:
- the LOC105174884 gene encoding UPF0505 protein isoform X1, translating to MGVEFRRRDYGAEERACSLPRRRADTHPLSAHSPSALRVKESGCRNDDFVDPLRATDGIMEESSNNILHEDISSEATAPSDISAQLRVRKDWSSFKRILMQRFPVSKTTPVSLVSAVLVKGTKGELDDSKNFDEEDVKVVSQQECLSKLQELKDEINQSWLRDDRVTSLRLSIKVARLLMDASVIQFYPTLFVLATDIMDMLGDLVWARIKQKAEITEEGGFICSLPDNFKAGDVCFDAKETCNNWLSKVGSVRELLPRIYLELAILPCWRFLHNHPENNLQRLVMMVRGIADPLASAYCRLYLVQCAQRLPQYDTGFLITCTNDLKLLLMRLTQGRGTMDGNLSGNSKLVLTLIEPTIEYIMRCLLKDRKQMEISSILVALGMGRDPSTLFKNCSCISIFLHYILKELPIGYTCFNAMEILHLIECTDDSSFDQCLNFKLLGHRLCERVPELSSVHLLVDKISQVLSCYDKLDAYLMVADAYLDIILENQLGTCLNVILGGIFDRQMEEKIGENELMILQSILLKLVAHFANIEDILALNHFLDILDMLHGSSRNSVNMQLLSMATRQGHIQDPTVIEVLLEVAQALYDGLDFSNMRKDDYQHPARVISRFVYMVEYGTEVELHLRFLAQCRGAFVCISELQVSRPLSVQEMLVHSSNKLAVRALRHGNNSVSFVKSCLAFNEVTVPAIPSVIRQFKLYLETAEVAILGGFISHVDELIDAAINCLQSVDSVDGVQTTEDVEGIISLICKLCGILVMVPGSLDQGGACIPKRVLSFLDSQPWVLPRMKIKVLCMVVFLSAALSQNQFLYHAISGKVIGNYQLFYGVRSYHQELLSFSGGILQDIVNIVMQEPSMAVRGKMALEACNCVASSFKMSDETLEACSKLVEIAKSCSPAGDKFLQSTLKFLDAHQILL from the exons ATGGGAGTTGAATTCAGACGGCGAGACTACGGAGCCGAAGAGCGTGCCTGCTCGCTTCCCAGAAGGCGTGCCGATACTCATCCTTTATCCGCTCATTCTCCTTCGGCTCTCCGG GTGAAAGAATCTGGTTGCAGAAATGATGATTTTGTCGATCCACTTAGGGCTACTGATGGGATAATGGAAGAATCATCCAATAATATTCTGCATGAAGATATTTCTTCTGAGGCCACAGCCCCCAGTGACATCTCTGCTCAACTGAGAGTAAGGAAGGACTGGAGTTCTTTTAAGAGAATTTTGATGCAGCGGTTTCCTGTTTCTAAAACAACTCCGGTGTCTTTG GTGTCTGCTGTGCTTGTGAAGGGTACCAAAG GGGAATTGGATGATtccaaaaattttgatgaagaaGATGTTAAGGTTGTGAGTCAGCAGGAGTGTCTTTCAAAGTTGCAGGAACTTAAAGATGAAATTAATCAGTCTTGGCTTAGGGATGACCGAGTAACATCTTTAAGGTTGTCGATCAAG GTAGCCAGGCTTCTAATGGATGCATCTGTAATCCAGTTTTATCCAACACTTTTTGTTCTGGCAACTGACATAATGGATATGCTTGGTGATCTCGTATGGGCCCGCATCAAGCAAAAAGCCGAGATCACTGAAGAAGGGGGATTTATTTGCTCTTTACCAG ATAACTTCAAAGCAGGTGATGTATGCTTTGATGCCAAAGAAACATGCAATAACTGGTTGAGCAAAGTTGGCTCTGTTCGTGAGCTGCTTCCTCGCAT CTATTTGGAGCTTGCAATATTGCCTTGCTGGCGCTTCCTCCACAACCATCCTGAGAATAACCTTCAACGCTTGGTTATGATGGTGAGGGGCATTGCTGATCCACTGGCATCAGCCTACTGCCGCTTGTACTTGGTCCAATGTGCTCAACGATTACCACAATATGACACTG GTTTTCTGATCACCTGCACTAATGATCTAAAACTGCTGTTAATGCGCCTCACACAAGGGAGAGGCACTATGGATGGAAATCTTTCTGGAAATAGTAAATTGGTTCTTACACTGATTGAACCTACTATTGAGTATATCATGAGATGCTTATTAAAGGATCGGAAACAG ATGGAAATTAGCAGTATTCTTGTGGCACTTGGGATGGGCAGGGACCCGTCAACCTTGTTTAAAAATTGTTCGTGTATCTCGATTTTCCTTCATTATATACTGAAGGAACTTCCAATTGGGTATACTTGTTTTAATGCCATGGAGATACTACATCTCATAGAATGCACTGACGATAGCTCTTTTGATCAG tgtttgaatttcaaattactCGGACATAGGCTATGTGAAAGGGTACCTGAACTGAGCAGTGTTCATTTACTAGTCGATAAAATTTCCCAG GTTCTTTCTTGTTATGACAAACTTGATGCGTACTTGATGGTTGCAGATGCTTATTTGGATATTATCTTGGAGAATCAGTTG GGTACTTGCTTAAATGTCATACTGGGTGGAATATTTGATCGTCAAATGGAAGAAAAGATTGGTGAAAATGAATTGATGATCCTGCAGTCAATTCTTTTAAAGTTGGTTGCTCATTTTGCCAACATAGAGGACATTTTAGCTCTG AACCATTTTCTAGACATCTTAGATATGTTGCATGGGAGCTCAAGAAACTCTGTCAATATGCAACTTCTTAGTATGGCAACAAG gCAGGGTCACATTCAAGATCCTACAGTCATTGAGGTCCTACTTGAAGTCGCTCAGGCCTTGTATGATGGTTTAGACTTCTCAAATATGAGAAAGGATGATTATCAGCATCCAGCTCGTGTGATTTCCCGATTTGTATATATG GTTGAATATGGGACGGAAGTCGAACTCCATTTAAGGTTCCTTGCTCAATGTCGCGGAGCTTTTGTTTGCATTAGTGAACTCCAGGTTTCTCGCCCACTGTCTGTTCAG GAGATGCTTGTTCATTCCAGCAACAAGTTAGCTGTTAGAGCACTGAGACATGGAAATAATAGTGTCAGctttgtcaaatcatgtctcgcCTTTAATGAAGTTACAGTACCTGCTATCCCTAGTGTCATAAGACAGTTCAAATTATATCTTGAAACGGCAGAG GTTGCAATACTTGGTGGCTTTATTTCACATGTGGATGAGCTTATAGATGCAGCAATAAATTGTTTGCAAAGTGTAGACTCTGTCGATG GTGTGCAGACAACCGAAGATGTTGAAGGGATTATTTCGTTAATATGCAAGTTATGTGGCATTTTGGTGATGGTTCCAG GTAGCCTTGATCAAGGAGGGGCCTGCATTCCCAAGCGTGTCTTGTCTTTCCTAGACTCCCAGCCATG GGTATTGCCCAGAATGAAGATCAAGGTTTTATGTATGGTTGTTTTCTTGTCAGCAGCGTTATCTCAGAATCAATTCCTGTACCATGCAATCAGTGGAAAG GTCATTGGTAATTACCAATTATTTTATGGTGTTCGGTCCTATCATCAAGAACTGTTGTCATTTTCTGGTGGCATTCTTCAGGACATTGTAAATATTGTTATGCAAGAGCCTTCTATG GCTGTCCGTGGAAAGATGGCTCTCGAAGCTTGTAATTGTGTAGCTTCATCTTTCAAG ATGTCTGATGAAACGCTAGAAGCATGCTCCAAACTCGTGGAAATTGCCAAGTCGTGCTCGCCTGCTGGAGACAAGTTTCTGCAATCTACTTTGAAGTTTTTAGATGCCCACCAAATCCTCCTGTAA
- the LOC105174884 gene encoding UPF0505 protein isoform X2 produces the protein MGVEFRRRDYGAEERACSLPRRRADTHPLSAHSPSALRVKESGCRNDDFVDPLRATDGIMEESSNNILHEDISSEATAPSDISAQLRVRKDWSSFKRILMQRFPVSKTTPVSLVSAVLVKGTKGELDDSKNFDEEDVKVVSQQECLSKLQELKDEINQSWLRDDRVTSLRLSIKVARLLMDASVIQFYPTLFVLATDIMDMLGDLVWARIKQKAEITEEGGFICSLPDNFKAGDVCFDAKETCNNWLSKVGSVRELLPRIYLELAILPCWRFLHNHPENNLQRLVMMVRGIADPLASAYCRLYLVQCAQRLPQYDTGFLITCTNDLKLLLMRLTQGRGTMDGNLSGNSKLVLTLIEPTIEYIMRCLLKDRKQMEISSILVALGMGRDPSTLFKNCSCISIFLHYILKELPIGYTCFNAMEILHLIECTDDSSFDQCLNFKLLGHRLCERVPELSSVHLLVDKISQVLSCYDKLDAYLMVADAYLDIILENQLGTCLNVILGGIFDRQMEEKIGENELMILQSILLKLVAHFANIEDILALNHFLDILDMLHGSSRNSVNMQLLSMATRQGHIQDPTVIEVLLEVAQALYDGLDFSNMRKDDYQHPARVISRFVYMVEYGTEVELHLRFLAQCRGAFVCISELQEMLVHSSNKLAVRALRHGNNSVSFVKSCLAFNEVTVPAIPSVIRQFKLYLETAEVAILGGFISHVDELIDAAINCLQSVDSVDGVQTTEDVEGIISLICKLCGILVMVPGSLDQGGACIPKRVLSFLDSQPWVLPRMKIKVLCMVVFLSAALSQNQFLYHAISGKVIGNYQLFYGVRSYHQELLSFSGGILQDIVNIVMQEPSMAVRGKMALEACNCVASSFKMSDETLEACSKLVEIAKSCSPAGDKFLQSTLKFLDAHQILL, from the exons ATGGGAGTTGAATTCAGACGGCGAGACTACGGAGCCGAAGAGCGTGCCTGCTCGCTTCCCAGAAGGCGTGCCGATACTCATCCTTTATCCGCTCATTCTCCTTCGGCTCTCCGG GTGAAAGAATCTGGTTGCAGAAATGATGATTTTGTCGATCCACTTAGGGCTACTGATGGGATAATGGAAGAATCATCCAATAATATTCTGCATGAAGATATTTCTTCTGAGGCCACAGCCCCCAGTGACATCTCTGCTCAACTGAGAGTAAGGAAGGACTGGAGTTCTTTTAAGAGAATTTTGATGCAGCGGTTTCCTGTTTCTAAAACAACTCCGGTGTCTTTG GTGTCTGCTGTGCTTGTGAAGGGTACCAAAG GGGAATTGGATGATtccaaaaattttgatgaagaaGATGTTAAGGTTGTGAGTCAGCAGGAGTGTCTTTCAAAGTTGCAGGAACTTAAAGATGAAATTAATCAGTCTTGGCTTAGGGATGACCGAGTAACATCTTTAAGGTTGTCGATCAAG GTAGCCAGGCTTCTAATGGATGCATCTGTAATCCAGTTTTATCCAACACTTTTTGTTCTGGCAACTGACATAATGGATATGCTTGGTGATCTCGTATGGGCCCGCATCAAGCAAAAAGCCGAGATCACTGAAGAAGGGGGATTTATTTGCTCTTTACCAG ATAACTTCAAAGCAGGTGATGTATGCTTTGATGCCAAAGAAACATGCAATAACTGGTTGAGCAAAGTTGGCTCTGTTCGTGAGCTGCTTCCTCGCAT CTATTTGGAGCTTGCAATATTGCCTTGCTGGCGCTTCCTCCACAACCATCCTGAGAATAACCTTCAACGCTTGGTTATGATGGTGAGGGGCATTGCTGATCCACTGGCATCAGCCTACTGCCGCTTGTACTTGGTCCAATGTGCTCAACGATTACCACAATATGACACTG GTTTTCTGATCACCTGCACTAATGATCTAAAACTGCTGTTAATGCGCCTCACACAAGGGAGAGGCACTATGGATGGAAATCTTTCTGGAAATAGTAAATTGGTTCTTACACTGATTGAACCTACTATTGAGTATATCATGAGATGCTTATTAAAGGATCGGAAACAG ATGGAAATTAGCAGTATTCTTGTGGCACTTGGGATGGGCAGGGACCCGTCAACCTTGTTTAAAAATTGTTCGTGTATCTCGATTTTCCTTCATTATATACTGAAGGAACTTCCAATTGGGTATACTTGTTTTAATGCCATGGAGATACTACATCTCATAGAATGCACTGACGATAGCTCTTTTGATCAG tgtttgaatttcaaattactCGGACATAGGCTATGTGAAAGGGTACCTGAACTGAGCAGTGTTCATTTACTAGTCGATAAAATTTCCCAG GTTCTTTCTTGTTATGACAAACTTGATGCGTACTTGATGGTTGCAGATGCTTATTTGGATATTATCTTGGAGAATCAGTTG GGTACTTGCTTAAATGTCATACTGGGTGGAATATTTGATCGTCAAATGGAAGAAAAGATTGGTGAAAATGAATTGATGATCCTGCAGTCAATTCTTTTAAAGTTGGTTGCTCATTTTGCCAACATAGAGGACATTTTAGCTCTG AACCATTTTCTAGACATCTTAGATATGTTGCATGGGAGCTCAAGAAACTCTGTCAATATGCAACTTCTTAGTATGGCAACAAG gCAGGGTCACATTCAAGATCCTACAGTCATTGAGGTCCTACTTGAAGTCGCTCAGGCCTTGTATGATGGTTTAGACTTCTCAAATATGAGAAAGGATGATTATCAGCATCCAGCTCGTGTGATTTCCCGATTTGTATATATG GTTGAATATGGGACGGAAGTCGAACTCCATTTAAGGTTCCTTGCTCAATGTCGCGGAGCTTTTGTTTGCATTAGTGAACTCCAG GAGATGCTTGTTCATTCCAGCAACAAGTTAGCTGTTAGAGCACTGAGACATGGAAATAATAGTGTCAGctttgtcaaatcatgtctcgcCTTTAATGAAGTTACAGTACCTGCTATCCCTAGTGTCATAAGACAGTTCAAATTATATCTTGAAACGGCAGAG GTTGCAATACTTGGTGGCTTTATTTCACATGTGGATGAGCTTATAGATGCAGCAATAAATTGTTTGCAAAGTGTAGACTCTGTCGATG GTGTGCAGACAACCGAAGATGTTGAAGGGATTATTTCGTTAATATGCAAGTTATGTGGCATTTTGGTGATGGTTCCAG GTAGCCTTGATCAAGGAGGGGCCTGCATTCCCAAGCGTGTCTTGTCTTTCCTAGACTCCCAGCCATG GGTATTGCCCAGAATGAAGATCAAGGTTTTATGTATGGTTGTTTTCTTGTCAGCAGCGTTATCTCAGAATCAATTCCTGTACCATGCAATCAGTGGAAAG GTCATTGGTAATTACCAATTATTTTATGGTGTTCGGTCCTATCATCAAGAACTGTTGTCATTTTCTGGTGGCATTCTTCAGGACATTGTAAATATTGTTATGCAAGAGCCTTCTATG GCTGTCCGTGGAAAGATGGCTCTCGAAGCTTGTAATTGTGTAGCTTCATCTTTCAAG ATGTCTGATGAAACGCTAGAAGCATGCTCCAAACTCGTGGAAATTGCCAAGTCGTGCTCGCCTGCTGGAGACAAGTTTCTGCAATCTACTTTGAAGTTTTTAGATGCCCACCAAATCCTCCTGTAA
- the LOC105174885 gene encoding proline synthase co-transcribed bacterial homolog protein-like — translation MAAPALEGAAVTALRAVLHRVRLAAERSGRRADDVRVVAVSKTKPVSLIDQVYDAGHRCFGENYVQELIDKAPQLPEDIEWHFIGHLQSNKVKALLTAVPNLAMVEGVDNEKVANNLDRVVSNIGRQPLKVLVQVNTSGEVSKSGINPSQCVDLVKHVKLGCPNLEFAGLMTIGMPDYTSTPENFKTLLNCRAELCKALGMAESQCELSMGMSGDFEQAIEMGSTNVRVGSTIFGPRDYSKKK, via the exons ATGGCAGCTCCGGCCCTGGAAGGCGCAGCTGTCACGGCGCTACGGGCGGTGCTGCACCGTGTTCGCCTCGCCGCAGAGAGGTCCGGACGCCGCGCCGACGATGTAAGGGTGGTGGCCGTGAGCAAGACCAAGCCAGTGTCCCTAATCGACCAAGTTTACGACGCGGGGCACCGATGTTTTGGCGAAAACTACGTTCAGGAACTTATAGATAAAGCCCCTCAG CTCCCTGAGGACATTGAGTGGCATTTTATCGGGCATTTGCAGAGCAATAAAGTTAAAGCGCTGCTAA CTGCTGTTCCGAACTTGGCCATGGTTGAGGGTGTTGATAATGAGAag GTCGCCAATAATCTTGATCGTGTAGTTTCAAATATTGGAAGGCAGCCTTTGAAGGTTTTGGTCCAGGTGAACACCAGTGGAGAAGTAT CGAAATCTGGAATAAATCCATCACAATGTGTAGATCTTGTGAAGCATGTCAAGCTAGGCTGCCCCAATCTTGAGTTTGCTGGATTAATGACAATTGGGATGCCCGACTACACATCAACTCCAGAGAACTTCAAG ACTCTATTGAACTGTAGAGCTGAGCTATGCAAGGCACTAGGAATGGCAGAATCTCAGTGTGAGCTGTCAATGGGCATGTCTGGTGACTTTGAACAAGCG ATTGAAATGGGCAGCACCAATGTGAGAGTTGGATCAACCATATTTGGACCGAGGGACTACTCGAAGAAGAAATAA